AAGTAGGTAGTATTATCTTAAGCAAGTAGTCTAGTAGTTTAATCCGGTAGTCTGTTCGTAAACATAAGGTTGAATGCCTAAAGCAGTATTTTCTTAGCAGTTAGTTTTAAACAGTCAGTCTATTTCTAAACAGGTCGGATGGCGTCAATTTGCAGTATTGTTTGAGGTTGTCTTCGGTCACTGATTTGGTGGTCAAATCTTAAACAATAACTTTCATACCGGTTTTGACGAAACTTGCATCAGAACAGCAAAACTTGTCATGTGACTACATACACAATTGACGTACTCATTTGATGACGTAGTTGTGCATCCAGAAGTTGACCACAGGCTTAGAGAGAATATTAAAGTCTGATATTATACACCATACAGGAATACATTGATTAATTtccatataggcctaaataacacATACGAGTGTTAACATGTTATTTACCgtatgttattgtttatttattatcaagAATGTCCTTACCTTTGGTTTAGACTGAAAAATGTGCACATTTCTCTCTCACTCAAAGCCTCATCTAGTGACTAACATTcaataatatcattttattagTACAGTAATGTGATAGATATGttcttgttttataaataattataattcattaaaaCTCTACGTGCTGCATACGCATAATCAGTAGTTTATTTAACTCAATTTGTTACTTACTTCAGTAATTGTTCGATGCACCTTAAATTTAACTGGAGCGTTGGTTTTAACTCCTAACGTGTAAAGTGTGATTGAGATTACACCGCCTATAATGCTATAATCACCACCAACAGAACTGGAATTATTTGGCCtgtaagaaattaaattaacaCCTACTTTATGAAGTTGTTACTAATGgctaaataatacattttttgttaatcttgaaatttaatttcttataatattttgaaaatatatgaatgaaataacTTTAATGATCATATTATGCATCAATTTAAAGCATCATATTATACTAACATACTAGACGGTTAGATAACTTTAGGAACTAACCATACAATCTGACTTGGATCAACATTATCATTATCAGGCTTCATATAGGAAACCACTGCAGTCATATTAgctgtaatataaattaaacacTCTTGTAATTTGCAAAGACATACCCAAAAAGAAGAAACTAAAAAGGAAAGATGAGATGATCATTTGATACTTACGTTTGGGCGTTTACTAAAGTATTTGCTGCATTTTCACGTCAAGTTGTTCAaagttgttttttattattttacatgatTATCGTAATTTCAATTTTACTGACTCCATCCTTTGTAAGCTAGGGCAGACGAGTGTAAAGATGACTCTATCCTTTGTAAGCTAGGGCAGACGAGTCTAACGCTGACTCCATCCTTTGTAAGCTAGGGCAGACGAGTCTAACGCTGACTCCATCCTTTGTAAGCTAGGGCAGACGAGTCTAACGCTGACTCCATCCTTTGTAAGCTAGGGCAGACGAGTCTAACGCTGACTCCATCCTTTGTAAGCTAGGGCAGACGAGTCTAACGCTGACTCCATCCTTTGTAAGCTAGGGCAGACGAGTCTAACGCTGACTCCATCCTTTGTAAGCTAGGGCAGACGAGTCTAACGCTGACTCCATCCTTTGTAAGCTAGGGCAGACGAGTCTAACGCTGACTCCATCCTTTGTAAGGTAGGGCAGACGAGTCTAACGCTGACTCCATCCTTTGTAAGCTAGGGCAGACGAGTCTAACGATTGGTTCCAACTTGGGCGCAATGTATGAAACAACGACGACGCACAGAGGCACAACGCAActtagttgaccaatcacaagccgTAGATTGGATAATCCATCTCGTTGCGTCGTGAttggtaaagcttggttcccactagaacgtaacgcaaggacgtaaacgcaacgcaagcgttttaaccaatgacaagcgaagttatagacagttagcaatcacaagcgaataagacatcgcttgtgattgatcattttacttgcgttacgtccttgtgttgcgtcgctagtggtaACCACGCTTCCCTACGCGGCGCGCGTACATCCTTCCGTTTCATCCAAGTGGAAACCAAACTTTAATAACTATGCTATTACCAGAAGACATCAACGTTGCGTTgacaaatgaaatgaatatgTCATGATCGCCAGTTGATAAACTTATGTTGCTCCTTTCTTTAGAAATGAGAGTAGCAATTCCATCTAAGAACaagaaaacataaaataacttggtacactattcaaATAAAGGTGGGGGATCGTGTCCCGGTGTGCTGATGTGACAGGCGCTGCACGGCCGTCGTGGGTCCGTAGAGAGCCTAATCCGAATGTCCACAGTTTCCGGTTAAACTTGAGGACCGGaataaatacctttaccttAACTGAAGATTAAATTCCTACtcctaacaaataatttaactgaaTACATTTAGCACATTTGTGTTTAGTATTATTTTGAATGAGCTATTGATACTTAGATATTGGTCCTGAGATATGATCTTTTATTTAAGGCATAATATTGTATATCCTCCTACATTGCAAACTAAGAACATTCATGTATTAAACATTAAAGACAAATTACTGACACATATTATGTTGCTTTATTGATATGTAATCGGTTGATGACGTGTGTAGCATTTCAATCATTTCCCGCTCGATGGTTTCTGCAGACTCGGCAATAGATTTATCcgtctaaaattaaaataataagggTATTTTAAAAGTGAAGTGTTAGCGATCggtgatatattttatttatataaatgttttcaaatattGAAACAAAGATTCATTGCgcttatgtccttgcgttgcgtctctagtgggaaccatgcttaacGAATTATAGAGGTAAGTAATAAACAACACCTagtctctagtgggaactatGCTTAACGAATTATAGAGGTAAGTAATAAACAACACCTACAATTTTACAGCCAACTGGACCATTAGCGTCGTTAGATAAAATGTTCGTAACAAGTTGTTCAGAACTGCAAGTCACATGGCTTCTGGCTGTCGATTTGATAACATTCTTCATTCTAATCGATGTAGTTTCCTCTTTCGAAGAGAAGGACGAATACGATTCAGCAAACTTTAACGTAGTGTGTGTGTTAAGCAAGATTTTTTCCTCGGTTGAATATAATCCAGTAACTTTCTGTGAAGTTTTGGTTCTGATATGTTCAGCAGCTGGAGACAATGACAAAGTTAGCGTGacgtcatttttatttaatgaatCTTGGATAGTTGTTTTAAACGCGCTCTTTACCGAAATAAGGGATTCATGTTTATCAACGGTAGATGTAGCATATATTTTTCGATTCTGTGTTGTTCCATCGTTTGTTATAACGCCTGTATTAGTTGTCGGATCatcaacatacagtatttcttgATTTTGCGTGGTTGTTAAAGGATGTGTTATAGGAGTTTCTTTTTCAGATATGACGTCAGTATTAGTTTCAGCAGCGTGTTCACTATCGGTAGAAGTAAAATCCAACAATTCGGGATTTTGGGTAGTTGTTAAATCGCTTGTTACAGGAGTTCGTTCCTTTGATATGACGTCAGTATTAGTTTCAGCAGCGTGTTCACCGTCGGTAGAAGTAAAATTCAACAATTCGTGATTTTGGGTAGTTGTTAACTCGCTTGTTACAGGAGTTCGTTCGTTTGATAGGACGTCAGTATTAGTTTCAGCAGCGTGTGCACCATCGGTAGAAGTAAAATCCAACAATTCGTGATTTTGGATAGTTGTTAAATCACTTGTTACAGGAGTTCGTTCCTTTGATATGACGTCAGTATTAGTTTCAGCAGCGTGTTCACCGTCGGTAGAAGTAAAATTCAACAATTCGTGATTTTGGGTAGTTGTTAACTCGCTTGTTACAGGAGTTCGTTCGTTTGATAGGACGTCAGTATTAGTTTCAGCAGCGTGTACACCATCGGTAGAAGTAAAATCCAACAATTCGGGATTTTGGGTAGTTGTTAAATCACTTGTTACAGGAGTTCGTTCGCTTGATATGACGTCAGTATTAGTTTCAGCAGCGTGTTCACCATCGGTAGAAGTAGAATCCAACAATTCAGGATTTTGTGTAGTTGTTAAATCGCCTGTTACAGGAGTTTCTCCTTTGCTTCTGACGTCAGTATTAGTTGTAAAATATTGTTCATCGGTAGATTTATCATCCAATATTTCTTGATTTGAGGTAGTTTCTAAATCAACTAAATTGTTAGTGACTTTGTTTTCAGTTTCACTTTTCAATTCGGGTGTTCCTTTAGTTGTTTTACTTTGATATTCATTGTGTTCTGTTATTGTATCGGTTGCGCCAACTGTGTTGTCAATAGAAGATGACGTTGACCATACTGGAGGTTCACTCATCATAGATTTAGCTTTCGAGTTGCCAACAGCGCTAATTTCTGACACATTTTTTCCAGTATTATTGTATGGATTAACTTGTTGATAGTTTGTTTTAGTGTAACTAGGCGTTGTCAGTAATTCtgaaatgttattaataatagttcCCATCTCTGATTCGCCTCTTATTGAAATGTTAGAAACACTGGATTCTGAAGTAGGCTGGATATTGCGTTGGTGTGTTTCTGCTGTGGGTTCCATAAACCTACTCGATATATTTTGAGGAGTACTTATATATTGCGTTACGTTTGCTGAAACTCGTGATGGCAATTTCACAGTACTAGATACTACAGTTGCATtcgttttttttgtatttctgtcGGTAAGAAATGTATTTACTGAGGTGACATGTGATTGTGTTGTAGGTCCAGTACTGAAGTCGATTTGAGCATGCGTGGACCGTATTGTGTAATTATCAGAAACATTTAGTGAACTTTTCAACGTAGATGTACCTTCCTTAACTGAGATAGTGTTGTTAACTTGATATGTTGGTGTTATTTGATTATCTGTATCTAGGCCACCTTGACGATACGTGGTTTGTTTTTGGCCTAGTGTGTGATTTCTAGGAGTTGTCCATCTAGCGTTTGTAGTCATAAGTACCGCATGTACAGCTTGTTGGGTTGAAACCTTAGTAGCATTATCTATATGTGTTACCATTGCCTTCCCACTTGCACTGGATTTTAGCCGATTTGAAATGTCATCTTCATCATACGTCACGGTGCTGAGTCTTGAACCTTCTGTACGTTTAGGATATTGTTGTCGCTTATCGTCGCCATAGTTACCTATTGTTGTGTTGTTTCTATCGGCGTATGTGTTGTACATAGTAATCATCGTAGCACGAGTATGACCGTAGTCTGACCTCCCAGTAATTTCTTGCCGTACCGTTGTCGTTGCCATTTCTTTTCTGATATTTCCGTCTTCGCCATCGTGACTAGTAACGGATTTATTCGCTTAcgaaacaaaaatagaaaaaaaagttgAGTatgtaattttgttaattttactaCGAAAGTGTGATGGCGCTATACTCTGTTATCCGTAATTAATTAACAGAATGACGTAATGCATAAACGGCATAAATACGGAGAGCGATTGTTACCCGGGATTAAGTTTGTTTTGTTGTCTCTTTTGTGATTTACCACTTTTAGATTCATTCTTTTTTCATACATGATAatgaaataattgtaatttttctcaTATTGGTCTTACTTTTCTatacaaaatgattttattagAACAGTCCTACTACTAATATACTAATGATCATAATTACTCGGGGGTTCATTGAGAGTACGAAGACACCATTTATGTTTAGCTATACTGTTAAAAAGCCTGAAATTACTAATGAATTTAGCTTATTTTCGGGTCTTTTGTAAGCCCTACTTGCCATCATAAAAGGACTAACGTGTCTAAAGATAATAGTACTGTGTAACTTTACAGAGTACGTGCAGGTAAGCTGACGGTATTAACACTCAACTGATGCATTCTTATgataaa
This is a stretch of genomic DNA from Antedon mediterranea chromosome 3, ecAntMedi1.1, whole genome shotgun sequence. It encodes these proteins:
- the LOC140043466 gene encoding uncharacterized protein, which encodes MATTTVRQEITGRSDYGHTRATMITMYNTYADRNNTTIGNYGDDKRQQYPKRTEGSRLSTVTYDEDDISNRLKSSASGKAMVTHIDNATKVSTQQAVHAVLMTTNARWTTPRNHTLGQKQTTYRQGGLDTDNQITPTYQVNNTISVKEGTSTLKSSLNVSDNYTIRSTHAQIDFSTGPTTQSHVTSVNTFLTDRNTKKTNATVVSSTVKLPSRVSANVTQYISTPQNISSRFMEPTAETHQRNIQPTSESSVSNISIRGESEMGTIINNISELLTTPSYTKTNYQQVNPYNNTGKNVSEISAVGNSKAKSMMSEPPVWSTSSSIDNTVGATDTITEHNEYQSKTTKGTPELKSETENKVTNNLVDLETTSNQEILDDKSTDEQYFTTNTDVRSKGETPVTGDLTTTQNPELLDSTSTDGEHAAETNTDVISSERTPVTSDLTTTQNPELLDFTSTDGVHAAETNTDVLSNERTPVTSELTTTQNHELLNFTSTDGEHAAETNTDVISKERTPVTSDLTTIQNHELLDFTSTDGAHAAETNTDVLSNERTPVTSELTTTQNHELLNFTSTDGEHAAETNTDVISKERTPVTSDLTTTQNPELLDFTSTDSEHAAETNTDVISEKETPITHPLTTTQNQEILYVDDPTTNTGVITNDGTTQNRKIYATSTVDKHESLISVKSAFKTTIQDSLNKNDVTLTLSLSPAAEHIRTKTSQKVTGLYSTEEKILLNTHTTLKFAESYSSFSSKEETTSIRMKNVIKSTARSHVTCSSEQLVTNILSNDANGPVGCKITDKSIAESAETIEREMIEMLHTSSTDYISIKQHNMYGIATLISKERSNISLSTGDHDIFISFVNATLMSSANMTAVVSYMKPDNDNVDPSQIVWPNNSSSVGGDYSIIGGVISITLYTLGVKTNAPVKFKVHRTITESLDEALSEREMCTFFSLNQSLWSTSGCTTTSSNEYVNCVCSHMTSFAVLMQVSSKPKEVHLKQLNKPSFQIDETHGKIINVITSIGLSLSLASLVITLTLYIVLPGLWKSLRNNIHKHLIGNMIVFYLVFLVGLENVYNEGLCKFTAVLLHFELQNVFMWMSAEAIYLVFKVVCRTPSKYNKLRNYLCMCYIGSFTMVSLTIAINMDCYGTQNLCWLKRSCRWAVVIPPMLIVLLNTGVLLKMVYIIYTRTGSMTRQNGKKRSTIGEKDKQIRTAVKGSLLLLPVLGISWILGPFVDGDNLVVTYLFVIINSLQGVFIFIAYCLCDKDVKEAYIKFKKRRLSKNQVNASFGETETGNSSSLFKLTTTSLM